The following coding sequences are from one Primulina eburnea isolate SZY01 chromosome 15, ASM2296580v1, whole genome shotgun sequence window:
- the LOC140815424 gene encoding serine/threonine-protein phosphatase 7 long form homolog: protein MSALDQYYRTNLINENSSNLEVDRYTRCVTLMIIRGCMLPDSNGFSVNLMYLCLLRDINHVSKYTWGSVVLEFLNRELYTTSTIGNGEIVGLIFILQVLASSRITFLCPDPFGDINDDGEHDDQILLFPPFGERYIYKFLCKCFKWVSYSNEFDKENCHSVCPLICLNIVERHSPDRVLLRFGQLQHIPRTMFDGDEFHECTRQG, encoded by the exons ATGTCAGCCTTGGATCAATATTATAGAACGAATTTGATTAACGAGAATAGCTCAAATTTAGAAGTGGATCGGTATACTCGTTGTGTGACACTGATGATTATCAGAGGATGTATGTTACCTGATTCAAATGGTTTTTCGGTAAATTTGATGTACTTATGTCTTCTCCGAGACATTAATCATGTTTCTAAATATACATGGGGAAGTGTTGTGCTAGAATTTCTCAACCGTGAATTGTATACTACATCAACTATCGGCAATGGTGAAATAGTAGGACTGATTTTCATTTTACAG GTTTTGGCATCTTCTAGAATTACCTTTCTTTGTCCAGATCCATTTGGCGACATTAATGATGATGGTGAGCACGATGACCAAATCCTTTTATTCCCTCCATTTGGCGAAAggtatatttataaatttttgtgcAAATGC TTTAAATGGGTGTCGTATTCTAATGAATTTGACAAAGAAAATTGTCATTCAGTGTGCCCGCTTATATGTCTCAACATAGTCGAGAGGCATAGCCCAGACCGAGTTTTGCTGCGATTTGGTCAGTTGCAGCACATTCCAAGGACAATGTTTGATGGGGATGAATTTCATGAATGCACCCGACAAGGATGA